In a genomic window of Lepisosteus oculatus isolate fLepOcu1 chromosome 5, fLepOcu1.hap2, whole genome shotgun sequence:
- the prcp gene encoding lysosomal Pro-X carboxypeptidase produces the protein MASHFNAVIRLNVTSFLAVGLISFHVISAFKSPLLSRRGVVSNPETRTNLINYKTYYFEQKIDHFGFVEDATFKQRYLVADQHRHKDGSPILFYTGNEGDITWFCNNTGFMWDVAEELGAMLVFAEHRYYGESLPFGDQSYSDPKYLNYLTSEQALADFAVLIEELKKTVPGAQQSPVIALGGSYGGMLAAWLRMKYPHVVVGALASSAPIWQFPGLVPCGVFYKIVTDDFSKSGSGCSESIRRSWKAIDNVTSTEEGLQWLSSEFRLCTPLKNKEDAMAVKSWLQETWVNLAMVDYPYEANFLQPLPAWPIKVVCQYLKDPSLPDTALLQGIFQAVNVYYNHTGNTQCLNTSQTATGNLGYIGWYYQACTEMVMPMCSDGVNDMFEAQMWDFQAFSDECYGQFGVRPRADWAITVYGGKNISSHSNIIFSNGGLDPWSGGGVTQKISGSLVVIMIPEGAHHLDLRYNNAYDPQSVLNARDLEVQYMKKWIKEAADSKSPSNHLP, from the exons ATGGCATCTCATTTTAACGCAGTCATAAGACTTAATGTCACTAGTTTCCTTGCTGTAGGTCTAATTTCTTTTCACGTAATTTCTGCTTTTAAATCACCGCTTTTATCCAGAAGAGGGGTTGTCTCAAATCCTGAAACACGGACAAACCTAATTAATTATAAAACCTACTATTTTGAACAGAAG ATTGATCACTTTGGCTTCGTTGAAGATGCAACATTCAAGCAGAGGTACCTAGTAGCTGACCAGCATAGGCATAAAGATGGCAGCCCAATCCTGTTTTACACTGGAAATGAAGGAGACATCACCTGGTTCTGCAACAATACA GGTTTCATGTGGGACGTAGCTGAGGAGCTTGGTGCAATGCTAGTGTTTGCAGAACACAGATACTATGGAGAGTCCTTACCATTTGGAGACCAGTCGTATAGT GATCCAAAATATCTGAACTATTTGACCTCAGAGCAAGCTTTGGCTGATTTTGCCGTGCTCATTGAAGAACTGAAGAAGACTGTGCCAGGTGCCCAGCAAAGCCCTGTAATTGCTCTTGGAGGCTCCTATGGAGGAATGCTGGCTGCTTGGTTAAGAATGAAGTATCCACACGTAGTTGTGGG TGCCCTGGCCTCGTCTGCTCCAATATGGCAGTTCCCAGGCCTGGTGCCATGTGGTGTTTTCTACAAGATCGTGACTGACGATTTCTCCAAGAGTGGGAGTGGCTGTTCGGAAAGCATCAGGAGATCATGGAAGGCAATTGATAATGTGACATCGACAG AGGAAGGTCTGCAGTGGCTCTCCAGTGAATTTAGACTCTGCACTCCGCTCAAGAACAAGGAGGATGCCATGGCTGTAAAGAGCTGGCTGCAAGAAACCTGGGTCAATCTGGCAATGGTCGATTATCCGTATGAAGCCAACTTCCTTCAGCCCCTGCCAGCATGGCCAATTAAG GTTGTCTGCCAGTATCTTAAGGATCCATCTCTGCCAGACACAGCTTTGCTGCAGGGTATTTTCCAAGCCGTGAATGTGTACTACAACCATACAGGAAATACCCAGTGTCTCAATACTTCACAGACTGCCACGGGAAATTTGGGTTATATTGGCTGGTATTATCAG GCCTGCACAGAGATGGTGATGCCCATGTGCTCCGATGGTGTCAACGACATGTTTGAGGCCCAGATGTGGGATTTCCAAGCCTTCTCCGATGAGTGTTATGGGCAGTTTGGGGTGAGGCCTCGAGCCGATTGGGCCATTACTGTATATGGAGGGAAGAACATTAGCTCTCACAGCAACATTATCTTCAG caATGGAGGCCTAGATCCCTGGTCAGGTGGTGGGGTGACTCAGAAGATCTCAGGATCGCTGGTGGTCATTATGATTCCGGAAGGGGCTCATCACTTGGACTTGCGTTATAACAATGCCTACGATCCGCAATCTGTGCTAAATGCTCGTGACTTGGAGGTGCAATATATGAAGAAGTGGATAAAAgaagcagcagattccaaatcGCCCAGTAATCACCTGCCTTAG
- the ddias gene encoding DNA damage-induced apoptosis suppressor protein, with the protein MGLCVSLQTSLNFHPFYTCSFLLNVIFLFQDHMPPRRVLISGSVLSLQDPCVLYPCCQNCVSRLFINKSGCICKKCGFICGVDDVKYRYRLSFGVARNSDIFGVAVFGSCLDPYFGVSAGFLHRFMEDLKKDAGDMVHTLLIQAVKDCFVGRHFIFGIKLSSVQSRKHSSFGEGLVQTSCSQYSGQFVACQIALPNAAIVGCTVITYLKKLLQAVHVTNFPNVSQQPGGPTAVEQDVTVELNSLECSLAHSGQSCTQWSSGGNAIGPWQQSPGIITSSAEELSQDSSSRSEWGRRSLESHKYQCISKSSNGASLQHVSSHCFTPYKGERSGDESMTREETSLERYQCNSALYESRERINAEKAFGSDFQSRVSSLSDTPRSLLSMLPVLYPQESRLNVQDECTDPCLNETWRAAFSERNDGVSFLQGESSLTKENNYNSLAWKELPFSESLSEFIGKVEREPGETALNAVQEAINNSQKSQKASSAEMHKSINLHGADNVNIPESSPNFKIPTQESTSDLTTTEFTAGVYGGHSSISFRNPPEVYNKENCNLYANVMDRKENEALKGLVHYARGESESALNMRISCDSGVGEKKETSVPFCKMGSRIPRSVIMWESSEQNNIPQWEGCSDANSESVSRKCQAKCTQDNSIDLNSLDVVIKEKNKLNRSTDCTKEDELGIYVTSVRNWDSAKKEHPMQNNYRNTEDVYNASADLFSSSHNSINTEEGVSTPLNIMPLQSSLCVKEHAHVMDHGVPRASECPSFQDPKGMLTSGFHNTDSEFSVSQDFVPSSQSTPISRQLASLQQIPKIFHICEPNHLSHYETRSNLLTRHLLKEHRQSSLQTDFGIECKSTKYFSGVCDSDAEELIPSSVTKVSCMFRLQRLTRNSRGHQFKGNYNCKRNLYNSAHLRKIPSKGEKHEKALNKLKTIKEAVKCNKLKSIQISSSPRKDCSLTYGDSNRERKGASNVDGFQINMDTEVKDSFSCDTVSNTLSDGHDSMTGNWSQDLFSDSTGSSFC; encoded by the exons ATGGGATTATGCGTTTCACTACAGACGTCACTTAATTTTCACCCATTTTACAcatgttcttttcttttaaatgtgatATTTCTCTTTCAAGACCACATGCCTCCGAGAAGGGTCTTGATCAGTGGTTCCGTGTTGTCTCTCCAAGATCCTTGTGTTTTGTATCCGTGTTGTCAGAACTGCGTGTCCAGGTTGTTCATAAATAAGTCTGG ATGTATTTGCAAGAAGTGTGGTTTCATCTGTGGAGTGGACGATGTCAAGTATAGGTACAGGCTATCTTTCGGTGTCGCAAGAAACAGTGATATATTTGGAGTAGCAGTATTCGGCAGCTGTCTGGATCCTTACTTTGGTGTTTCTGCTGGATTTCTTCATAG ATTTATGGAGGATTTAAAGAAGGATGCTGGTGATATGGTGCACACACTCTTAATCCAGGCAGTGAAAGATTGCTTTGTTGGAAGACATTTCATATTTGGAATTAAG ttgtCCAGTGTCCAATCCAGAAAACACTCCTCATTTGGTGAAGGCCTGGTTCAGACCTCATGCAGCCAGTACTCTGGTCAGTTTGTTGCCTGCCAGATTGCTTTGCCTAATGCAGCTATTGTTGGTTGCACCGTGATAACCTACTTGAAGAAACTGCTACAAGCAGTTCATGTTACAAACTTTCCCAATGTGTCACAGCAACCTGGGGGCCCTACAGCTGTGGAGCAAGATGTCACTGTGGAGTTAAACAGCTTGGAATGTTCATTGGCACACAGTGGGCAATCATGTACACAATGGAGCAGTGGAGGAAATGCCATAGGACCTTGGCAGCAATCACCTGGAATAATCACTTCATCCGCAGAAGAACTCAGCCAAGACTCAAGCAGCCGTTCAGAATGGGGCAGGAGGTCTCTAGAATCCCACAAATACCAGTGCATTTCAAAGTCTTCCAATGGTGCATCCCTTCAGCATGTGTCTTCACATTGTTTTACCCCATACAAAGGTGAGAGAAGTGGAGATGAGAGTATGACGAGAGAAGAAACTTCTTTAGAAAGGTATCAATGTAACTCTGCCTTGTATGAGTCAAGAGAAAGGATAAACGCTGAGAAAGCCTTTGGAAGTGACTTTCAGAGTAGAGTGTCATCTCTGTCAGACACTCCCAGGTCATTACTAAGTATGTTGCCGGTGTTGTACCCTCAGGAAAGCCGGTTAAATGTGCAGGATGAATGTACAGACCCTTGTCTGAATGAGACGTGGAgagctgcattttctgaaagaaatgaCGGTGTATCTTTTTTGCAAGGGGAATCATCTTTGACTAAAGAAAACAACTATAATTCTTTAGCATGGAAAGAACTTCCATTCTCAGAAAGTCTAAGTGAGTTCATTGGTAAAGTAGAAAGAGAACCTGGTGAGACAGCGTTGAATGCTGTTCAAGAGGCTATAAATAACAGTCAAAAGTCACAGAAGGCCTCTTCTGCTGAGATGCACAAGTCTATAAATTTGCATGGAGCAGATAACGTCAACATTCCAGAATCTTCTCCAAACTTCAAGATTCCTACCCAAGAATCTACATCAGATCTGACTACAACAGAATTCACAGCGGGAGTGTATGGGGGCCATTCATCCATTTCTTTCCGGAATCCTCCTGAGGTGTACAATAAAGAGAACTGCAATTTATATGCAAATGTAATGGACAGGAAAGAAAATGAAGCGTTAAAAGGGCTTGTGCATTATGCCAGAGGAGAATCGGAATCCGCTCTTAATATGCGGATCTCCTGTGACTCAGGAGTCGGTGAAAAGAAAGAGACTAGTGTGCCGTTTTGTAAAATGGGTTCCAGAATACCAAGGTCTGTAATTATGTGGGAGTCCTCTGAACAGAACAATATTCCACAGTGGGAAGGGTGTTCAGATGCTAATTCTGAATCAGTTTCAAGAAAGTGTCAGGCAAAATGCACTCAGGATAATTCCATAGATTTGAACAGTCTTGATGTTGtaattaaagagaaaaacaaattgaatcGCAGCACTGATTGCACCAAAGAAGATGAACTTGGAATTTATGTTACCAGTGTCCGTAATTGGGACAGTGCAAAAAAAGAACACCCAATGCAAAACAATTATAGAAACACTGAAGATGTTTACAATGCATCTGCTGATCTGTTTAGCAGCAGTCACAATAGCATCAATACAGAGGAGGGGGTGAGCACGCCATTGAACATTATGCCGCTGCAGTCATCTCTTTGTGTTAAAGAACATGCTCATGTGATGGATCATGGTGTCCCACGGGCGTCGGAGTGCCCTTCTTTTCAGGATCCGAAGGGAATGCTCACTAGTGGATTTCACAATACAGATTCAGAATTTTCAGTGTCTCAAGATTTTGTACCCTCTTCCCAGTCAACTCCTATTTCAAGGCAGCTAGCCTCTTTACAGCAAATCCCAAAGATATTTCATATTTGTGAACCCAACCACCTTAGTCATTATGAAACCAGAAGTAACTTACTGACTCGACACCTTCTGAAAGAGCATAGGCAAAGCAGTTTGCAAACTGATTTTGGAATAGAGTGCAAGAGCACAAAATATTTCTCTGGAGTATGTGACAGTGATGCAGAAGAATTGATCCCTTCTTCTGTGACCAAAGTTTCATGTATGTTCAGACTTCAGAGATTGACCAGGAACTCCAGAGGACATCAATTTAAGGGAAATTATAACTGCAAGAGAAATTTGTACAACTCTGCTCATCTTAGGAAAATACCTTCAAAAGgtgaaaaacatgaaaaggcGCTGAACAAACTCAAAACGATTAAAGAAGCTGTTAAATGTAACAAGTTAAAATCAATACAGATTTCATCGAGTCCAAGAAAAGATTGCTCTCTGACATATGGAGACTCAAATAGAGAGAGAAAGGGTGCATCTAATGTGGATGGTTTTCAGATAAATATGGATACTGAAGTCAAAGACAGTTTCTCCTGTGATACAGTCAGCAATACTCTGTCTGATGGCCATGACAGTATGACTGGTAACTGGTCACAGGACCTCTTTTCTGATTCTACAGGCTCTTCCTTCTGTTGA
- the LOC102695517 gene encoding protein FAM181B, giving the protein MAVQAAIMTPHFMHFCFPGSVMEYEMDKSFDGGVLGEMDCEGDFKETTRDLLSFIDSASSNIKLALDKPVKSRRKVNHRKYLQKQIKRCTGMITPGSGGQEAVKRQGSPQSNPGTSFQCKPPPKREGIQSNLQSKSLAALFDSVKDIRAEKGKKLPLRHRNLPRSFFTEPANSSKVTSTSGMTLKDLERGNPEAAEFFELLGPDYSNMIADHDAFQGVPVRIQQEAALEPGSYDPQHLVGGFLYTEPWSTCSSPSKKTGICSLNVNENMRTIPVQPPVYCHSDSAVTSPQEENASGMPMFAHFFTDCSLPQYDYSSGYNRTNFSSL; this is encoded by the coding sequence ATGGCTGTTCAGGCTGCGATCATGACCCCCCACtttatgcatttttgttttcctgggtCTGTCATGGAATACGAAATGGACAAAAGCTTTGACGGGGGCGTCCTGGGTGAGATGGATTGTGAAGGAGACTTCAAGGAGACCACCAGGGACCTTCTGAGCTTTATTGACTCAGCTTCCAGCAACATCAAGTTGGCACTGGACAAGCCGGTGAAGTCCAGGAGGAAAGTGAACCACCGAAAGTACCTGCAGAAGCAGATCAAGAGGTGCACAGGCATGATCACACCTGGGAGTGGAGGGCAGGAGGCTGTTAAGAGACAAGGTTCACCCCAGTCCAACCCCGGCACCAGCTTCCAGTGCAAACCTCCACCGAAGAGGGAGGGGATCCAGTCCAATTTGCAAAGCAAGAGCCTGGCTGCCCTTTTTGACTCGGTAAAGGACATCAGAGCggagaaagggaagaaactGCCCCTGCGACACCGCAACCTCCCCCGTTCCTTCTTCACAGAGCCTGCCAACAGCTCCAAAGTCACGTCCACTTCCGGCATGACCCTTAAGGACCTGGAACGAGGCAATCCCGAAGCAGCAGAATTTTTCGAACTCCTTGGGCCAGATTACAGCAACATGATCGCCGATCACGATGCCTTCCAAGGTGTGCCGGTGAGAATCCAGCAAGAGGCGGCTTTGGAACCTGGATCTTATGATCCTCAGCATTTGGTTGGGGGATTCTTATACACAGAGCCCTGGAGTACTTGCAGCAGCCCCAGTAAAAAAACAGGGATCTGCAGCTTAAATGTAAATGAGAATATGAGGACTATTCCGGTGCAGCCCCCTGTATATTGCCATTCTGACTCGGCTGTAACGTCGCCCCAAGAGGAAAATGCTTCAGGCATGCCTATGTTCGCCCATTTTTTCACAGATTGCTCCCTTCCACAGTACGACTACAGCAGTGGATATAACAGAACCAATTTTTCTTCACTTTGA
- the rab30 gene encoding ras-related protein Rab-30: MSMEDYDYLFKIVLIGNAGVGKTCLVRRFTQGLFPPGQGATIGVDFMIKTVEIKGEKVKLQIWDTAGQERFRSITQSYYRSANALILTYDITCEESFRCLPEWLREIEQYANNKVVTVLVGNKIDLAEKREVTRPKAEEFAEAQNMHYLETSAKESDNVEKLFLDLAVELIREAKQNTLLNNVASPVPGEGKSINYLNCCSFN; this comes from the exons ATGAGCATGGAAGATTATGACTACCTGTTCAAAATCGTTTTAATAGGGAATGCAGGTGTGGGAAAAACCTGTTTGGTTCGACGTTTTACTCAG GGCCTATTTCCGCCAGGACAAGGTGCGACAATAGGCGTTGACTTCATGATTAAGACCGTTGaaataaaaggggaaaaagtAAAG CTACAGATCTGGGACACAGCGGGACAGGAGAGGTTCAGGTCCATCACGCAGAGTTACTATCGCAGTGCCAATGCTCTTATATTGACCTATGACATCACCTGTGAAGAGTCTTTCCGATGTCTCCCTGAATGGTTGAGAGAGATTGAGCAATATGCGAACAACAAAGTTGTGACCGTCCTAGTAG GCAATAAAATCGACTTGGCTGAGAAAAGGGAAGTTACAAGGCCGAAAGCAGAAGAATTTGCAGAAGCCCAAAACATGCACTATCTGGAGACCTCTGCCAAGGAATCCGACAACGTGGAGAAACTCTTCTTGGACCTTGCCGTTGAACTGATCCGTGAAGCCAAACAAAACACACTGCTCAACAATGTAGCCTCCCCAGTTCCCGGGGAAGGCAAGAGCATTAACTACTTGAACTGCTGCAGCTTCAATTAG